A stretch of Streptomyces vietnamensis DNA encodes these proteins:
- a CDS encoding carbohydrate ABC transporter permease, translated as MRTRKPLTVAAVAKNLGALVLAVVFIFPVYWMFSSSLKPQHEIMTKDPVFVFKPTFENYGTATGVDLFWTYVTNSLTVTIGAVALALVVALAASFAIARLKFKGRKGIVLIVMMAQMAPWEVMVIAMYMISRENDLLNSIPMLTLIYFVMVLPFTIWTLRGFIAAVPVELEEAAQIDGCTRGQAFRKVIFPLLAPGLMSTSLFGFITAWNEFAMILMLNKEKESQTLTLWLTQFQTAFGSDWGATMAASTLFALPVLIVFLFLQRKAVGGMTAGAVKG; from the coding sequence CTGCGCACCCGGAAGCCGCTCACGGTCGCGGCGGTCGCCAAGAACCTCGGCGCCCTCGTCCTCGCGGTCGTGTTCATCTTCCCGGTCTACTGGATGTTCTCGTCCTCGCTGAAGCCGCAGCACGAGATCATGACGAAGGACCCGGTCTTCGTCTTCAAGCCGACGTTCGAGAACTACGGGACCGCCACCGGCGTCGACCTGTTCTGGACGTACGTCACCAACAGCCTCACGGTCACCATCGGCGCCGTGGCGCTCGCCCTCGTCGTCGCCCTGGCCGCGAGCTTCGCGATCGCCCGCCTCAAGTTCAAGGGCCGCAAGGGGATCGTCCTCATCGTGATGATGGCGCAGATGGCCCCCTGGGAGGTCATGGTCATCGCGATGTACATGATCTCCCGCGAGAACGACCTGCTGAACAGCATCCCGATGCTCACGCTGATCTACTTCGTGATGGTCCTCCCCTTCACGATCTGGACCCTCCGCGGCTTCATCGCCGCCGTCCCGGTCGAGCTGGAGGAGGCCGCGCAGATCGACGGCTGCACCCGCGGCCAGGCCTTCCGCAAGGTGATCTTCCCGCTGCTCGCCCCCGGCCTGATGTCGACCTCGCTCTTCGGCTTCATCACCGCCTGGAACGAGTTCGCCATGATCCTCATGCTGAACAAGGAAAAGGAGTCGCAGACCCTGACGCTCTGGCTGACCCAGTTCCAGACCGCGTTCGGCAGCGACTGGGGCGCCACCATGGCCGCCTCCACGCTCTTCGCCCTCCCCGTGCTCATCGTCTTCCTCTTCCTCCAGCGCAAGGCCGTCGGCGGCATGACCGCCGGCGCGGTGAAGGGATAA